The Actinomycetota bacterium genome includes a window with the following:
- a CDS encoding aldo/keto reductase gives MERRTLGPNGFKVPVVGMGTSRTLDVRGRAAEATSRRIVEEALDAGANLFDSSPMYGEAERVLGLALDGRRDEAIVATKVWTADDDQAERQIEASLRHAHGRVELYQIHNLVAWPARLDRLERLRDDGLIDVVGATHYDATAFDELMVVMRSGRIGFVQVPYNPLERDVERSVLPLAEDLGLGVMLMRPFGRGSVLRRWPSPADLAPLEPFGVTTWPQALLKWGLSDPRCTLAIPATSRPGRMTENAAAGDPPWFGSDERDLVTRLATRS, from the coding sequence ATGGAGCGGCGGACGCTCGGACCGAACGGCTTCAAGGTGCCGGTGGTCGGCATGGGGACCTCGCGGACCCTTGACGTGCGCGGCCGGGCGGCCGAGGCGACCAGCCGCCGGATCGTCGAGGAGGCGCTCGACGCCGGGGCCAACCTGTTCGACTCCTCGCCCATGTACGGCGAGGCCGAGCGGGTCCTCGGCCTGGCCCTGGACGGGCGGCGGGACGAGGCGATCGTCGCCACCAAGGTCTGGACCGCCGACGACGACCAGGCCGAGCGCCAGATCGAGGCGTCGCTGCGCCACGCCCACGGCCGGGTCGAGCTGTACCAGATCCACAACCTGGTCGCCTGGCCGGCCCGCCTCGACCGGCTGGAACGCCTCCGCGACGACGGCCTGATCGACGTCGTCGGGGCCACCCACTACGACGCCACCGCCTTCGACGAGCTGATGGTGGTGATGCGCAGCGGCCGCATCGGCTTCGTGCAGGTCCCCTACAACCCCCTCGAACGCGACGTCGAACGCTCCGTCCTCCCCCTGGCCGAGGATCTCGGCCTCGGCGTCATGCTGATGCGCCCCTTCGGCCGCGGCTCGGTCCTCCGCCGCTGGCCGTCCCCGGCCGACCTCGCCCCCCTCGAGCCGTTCGGCGTCACCACCTGGCCCCAGGCCCTCCTCAAGTGGGGCCTCTCCGACCCCCGCTGCACCCTCGCGATCCCCGCAACCTCCCGCCCCGGCCGCATGACCGAGAACGCCGCCGCCGGCGACCCCCCCTGGTTCGGCTCAGACGAACGCGACCTGGTCACCCGCCTGGCCACCCGTTCGTAG